DNA sequence from the Coregonus clupeaformis isolate EN_2021a chromosome 30, ASM2061545v1, whole genome shotgun sequence genome:
CTGAGGTGTGCATCGGAGTGCCTGAGGTGTTCAGTGGAGGTCCCGAGGTATGCAGTGGAGTGCCTGACATGTGCAGTGGAGTGCCTGAAGTGTTCAATGGAGGTCCTGAGGTGTGCAGGGGAAGTCCTGAGGTGTTCAGTGAGGTGCCTGAGGCACCAAACGCAGTGGAAGAGGTGTCCAGTGACAAAAAGAAGACAGCGGCTGCTGAAAACCTTCTGGACACTGAAAATGTCCTTAGCAATGTTGTGAACCCCAAAGGGTGGCTGAAGGAGGGCTGGGAAGATCAGCTGCACCAAGACTTCACTAATATGATTGCAAAACTCCCAAAGGTAATGAACAAGAAGCCTGTTTTGTAAATGAAAGGTCTAGCATCTTTGAAAGTTGGGTGTATCAGGGTTGTCTCAATCTGGACAATATTATAAATTAGCTACTATAATCTTAGACTTTGGATGTCTGTGGTATGTTTTTTGAAAAACGACAGATGTGTTGTTCTTGCTCTTTCATTACGCTGCATTGTCTGTTTAGTCCTATTTCGGATCCACCGAGAGCCTTCCTGAGGTGTGCAGCAGAGGTCCTGAGGCCTCAAATGCAGTGGAAGAGGTGTGCAGTGACACAAAGAAGACAGAGTCTACTGGAAACCATCTGAAAACGGGAAATGGCCTAAGCAAGGTGTTGAAGCTATCCACTGAGAACCGTCCTGAGGTGTACAGCAGTCCTGAGGTGTGCATCGGAGTGCCTGAGGTGTTCAGTGGCGGTCCCGAGGTATGCAGTGGAGTGCCTGACATGTGCAGTGGAGTGCCTGAAGTGTTCAATGGAGGTCCTGTGGTGTGCAGGGGAAGTCCTGAGGTGTTCAGTGAGGTGCCTGAGGCACCAAACGCAGTGGAAGAAGTGTCCAGTGACAAAAAGAAGACAGCGGCTGCTGAAAACCTTCTGAACACTGGAAATGGCCTCAGCAAGGTGATGCAGCTATCTACTGAGAGCTGTCCTGAGGTGAGCAGCGGAGTGACCGAGGCGTTGAACTCAGTGGCAAAGGTGTCCAGCGAAACAAAGAAGCGGAAGAAAAATGGCGTTCTGCGATTCTTCCGACGTGTGTTGACGTTCTTCACATGCACCATCAGCCTCCCCAAAGAGGA
Encoded proteins:
- the LOC123482308 gene encoding uncharacterized protein LOC123482308; protein product: MLKRQFCMLKAQGRLPLDLPLRPMKDWLLAGKRVFLEREAETWKRWRKVSVAELTWDAKRGLELQETETERVILLSGQRVQDELRIPNVIVDTATDGDIQLLKEERLKLIRKFYDMIAELPKSYFGSTESLPEMCGRGPEVCSRVPEVCSRGPEVRSGGPEVRCRGPEVCSIRSQVCSTGPEVCSGVPEVSNAVGEVSSDTKKTEATGALRNTGNGLRKVVQLSTESRPEVCSSPEVCIGVPEVFSGGPEVCSGVPDMCSGVPEVFNGGPEVCRGSPEVFSEVPEAPNAVEEVSSDKKKTAAAENLLDTENVLSNVVNPKGWLKEGWEDQLHQDFTNMIAKLPKSYFGSTESLPEVCSRGPEASNAVEEVCSDTKKTESTGNHLKTGNGLSKVLKLSTENRPEVYSSPEVCIGVPEVFSGGPEVCSGVPDMCSGVPEVFNGGPVVCRGSPEVFSEVPEAPNAVEEVSSDKKKTAAAENLLNTGNGLSKVMQLSTESCPEVSSGVTEALNSVAKVSSETKKRKKNGVLRFFRRVLTFFTCTISLPKEE